The following DNA comes from Kitasatospora sp. NBC_01287.
AGCGGGCCGACGGCGGTCATGTCAACACCTCCGCTCCCATGATCAGCCGCTTGATGATCATTTGGGGCATATTGTCGCAGGCTTGTGACATCTGCCGCGCGCCGATTGGTCCGTTTTACTCATCTTTTGTGCCTAGGGTTTGATCCATGTCTTCGTCGAACTCGGGCTCGTTCGTCCACAAAACCAAGCTCACCGCCACGTTCCTGAGTGTCAGCGTGGTGGCCGGCGCGCTCACCGCGGGGCTGGCGCTGCCCGCCGTCGGTGGGCTCGGACTGGGCGCGAAGAGTGCCGTCGGCGACTTCAACAGCCTGCCCGACGACTTCACCACGCCCCCGCTCTCGCAGGCCTCCACGATCTACGACGCCAGCGGCGGCGTGATCGCCACCGTCTACGACCGGGACCGCACGGTGGTCCCCAGCGACCAGATATCCCCGCTGGTGAAGTCGGCGCTGGTGGACATCGAGGACAACCGCTTCTACGAGCACGGCGCGATCGACGTGAAGGGCGTGCTGCGGGCCCTGGGCAGCAACGCCTCGGGCGGGGGCACCCAGGGTGCCTCCACGCTCACCCAGCAGTACGTGAAGAACGTCTTCGTCGAGGAGGCCGGGGACGACTCGGCCGCCGTGCAGGCGGCCCAGGCGCAGACCGTGGGCCGCAAGGTCAAGGAGATGAAGTACGCGATCAAGGTCGAGCAGACCTTGACCAAGGACCAGATCCTGACCAACTACCTCAACATCACCTTCTTCGGCGAGCAGGCCTACGGCGTCGAGGCGGCCGCCGAGCGGTACTTCAGCGTCCACGCCAAGGACCTCACACTGCCGCAGGCCGCGCTGCTGGCCGGCCTGGTGCAGTCGCCCACCGGCTACGACCCGGTGGCCAACCCGAAGGCCGCCAAGGACCGGCGGGACACCGTGCTGCGGAAGATGGCGCAGTACGGCACGATCAGCCAGGCCCAGGCCGACGACGCGATCAACTCCCCGGTGACGCTGAACGTCAGCAAGCCGCAGCAGGGGTGCATCACGGCGCAGCAGGGTGAAGGCTTCTTCTGCGACTACGTGAAGAACCAGGTGCTCGGCGACCCGGCGTTCGGCTCCAGCTCGGCGGCCCGGGAGGCGCTCTGGCAGCGCGGCGGCCTGCAGATCCACACCACGCTCGACCCCAAGGCGCAAGCCGCCCTGCAGACCTCGGTGACCAGCCACGTCTACGCCACCGACAAGGCGGCGACCGCGACGACCGAGGTGCAGCCCGGCACCGGGAAGATCATCGCGATGGGGCAGAGTCGCCCGTACGGCGTCAACGCCAACCAGACCCAGATCAACCTGAACGTCGGCAAGTCGATGGGCGGCGGCCTGGGCTTCCCGACCGGCTCGACCTTCAAGCCGATCGTGGCGGCGGCGGCGCTGGAGAACGGGATCATGCCCTCGCAGTCCTACGACTCGCCGTACAGCATGCCGTGGCCGGCCATGACGGACTGCACCGGCTACAAGTACAAGTCCCTCAGCACCAGCATCGTGCACAACGACAGCACCTCGCTGGTCGGCCCGTTCACCATGGCCCCGGCCATGGCGGAGTCGGTGAACACCTACTTCGCCTCGCTGGAGGCGGACACCGGGCTGTGCAACGTGGCCCAGATGGCCAACAAGATGGGCATCACGCAGCAGGCGGGCGGCGAGAAGCTGCAGGTGGTGCCGTCGATGGCACTGGGCTCCAACGACCTGACCCCGCTGGAGATGGCCGGCGTCTACGCCACCTTCGCCGCGCACGGCACCTACTGCTCGCCGACCGCGATCACCAGCGTGACCAACGCCGACGGCAAGGCCCTGAACGTGCCGCAGGGCCAGTGCGGCCAGGTGATGTCGAGCACCACCGCGGACACGGTGAGCACCATGCTCAAGGGCGTGGTGCAGGACGGCACCGGCGCGCCGGCCGGCCTGACCGACCGGGACAGCGCGGGCAAGACCGGTACCACCAACGACGGCAACCAGGTCTGGTTCGTCGGCTACACCCCCGAGCTCTCCGGGGCCACCGTGGTGAGCGACGACAACGGCACCACCTCGCTGGACGGCCAGCGGATCGGCGGCCACTACGTCGACCAGGCCTTCGGCGGGACGCTGGCCGGGCCGATCTGGCGGGACTCGATGAGCGGCGCACTGCAGGGGACGCCGCCGAGCTCGCTGCCGTCGGTGCCGCTGCAGTAGCCAGAGCACACGACAGGAGCGCGCAGCAGGAGCGCACAGCAGGAGTGCGCAGCAGGAGCCGCCGGGGGCGGCCGGCCTCGGGTCGGCCGCCCCCGGCGGCTCTTCGGCACGTCGGCACGTCGGCATGTCGGTTGACAGGGCGTCAGGGCGTGGGCCACGATCAGGACCATAAGTGGAAATGGATTTCATTTCCTTTAGTGCTGGACGAACGACCGGAGCGCACCGCCATGTCCCTCACCGTCTCCCCCGAACTGCTCGCCCAGGCCGAGGCCGGGGAGGTGGCCGAAGCCGACTTCGTCGCCACCGTCCGCGACTCGCTGCCCTTCGCCTACCGGATGGTCGAGCGGCTCACCGGCGAACTGGCCTCCGACGGCGGCCCGTTCGCGGACAACCACGAGGAGCCCCCGTCGGACGCCGAGCGCGGTCAGCTGCTGCGCGCGATGGCGAGCGACTCGATCCGGGGCAGCCTGGAGCGGCACTTCGGAGTGCGGCTGGCGTTCATGAACTGCCACCGGGTGGCGGTCTTCCCGGTCGGCGCGGAGCAGGGCGCGGACTACCAGCGCTTCGTGTCGATGCGGGCGCAGCTGCTCAACCAGACGCCGGAGCTGCGCAGTTGCTGACCAGCCGGCCGGCGGACTGACCGCCCGAGGGCAGCAGTACGACCGGGGCCCGGTCCGAGCGAGTGACGCGCTCGGACCGGGCCCCGGTGGCTCCATGTGTGACTGGGCTACTCGGCGGGACGGGCGGCGCTGACGGCGGCGGCCAGCGCCTCCTTGATCCGCGGACCGAGGCGGGCGAAGCCCAGCTCCTTCATGGCGGCGCGGAGCAGCTCGTCGTCGGTGCGGGTGACGAAGTCCGTGTCGATCCAGCGGACCAGGGCGAGCAGTTCCTCGGCCGAGTAGGCGGTGATCGGGCGGCCGGGAGCCAGCTCGGGCCGCTTGGGGCGGCGCGGGCGCTTGGTCACGGCGGGGGGCTCCTCGGCGAGGGGCTCCTCGGCGGGGGCGGGCTCGGGGTCCGCAGCGGCCTCGGGCTCGACCTCAGCCACCGGCTCGACCTCAGCCTCGACCACGGGCTCGACCTCAGCCACCGGCTCGACCTCAGCCTCGACCACGGGCTCGACCTCAGCCACCGGCTCGACCTCAGCCTCGACCACGGGCTCGACCTCAGCCACCGGCTCGACCTCAGCCTCGACCACGGGCTCGACCTCAGCCACCGGCTCGACCTCAGCCTCGACCACGGGCTCGACCTCAGCCACCGGCTCGACCTCAGCCTCAGCCTCAGCCTCGGGCTCGACCTCAGCCACCGGCTCGACCTCGGCGATGGGCTCGGTCTCGACCTCAGCCACCGGCTCGACCTCAGCCTCGACCACGGGCTCGAC
Coding sequences within:
- a CDS encoding transglycosylase domain-containing protein, yielding MSSSNSGSFVHKTKLTATFLSVSVVAGALTAGLALPAVGGLGLGAKSAVGDFNSLPDDFTTPPLSQASTIYDASGGVIATVYDRDRTVVPSDQISPLVKSALVDIEDNRFYEHGAIDVKGVLRALGSNASGGGTQGASTLTQQYVKNVFVEEAGDDSAAVQAAQAQTVGRKVKEMKYAIKVEQTLTKDQILTNYLNITFFGEQAYGVEAAAERYFSVHAKDLTLPQAALLAGLVQSPTGYDPVANPKAAKDRRDTVLRKMAQYGTISQAQADDAINSPVTLNVSKPQQGCITAQQGEGFFCDYVKNQVLGDPAFGSSSAAREALWQRGGLQIHTTLDPKAQAALQTSVTSHVYATDKAATATTEVQPGTGKIIAMGQSRPYGVNANQTQINLNVGKSMGGGLGFPTGSTFKPIVAAAALENGIMPSQSYDSPYSMPWPAMTDCTGYKYKSLSTSIVHNDSTSLVGPFTMAPAMAESVNTYFASLEADTGLCNVAQMANKMGITQQAGGEKLQVVPSMALGSNDLTPLEMAGVYATFAAHGTYCSPTAITSVTNADGKALNVPQGQCGQVMSSTTADTVSTMLKGVVQDGTGAPAGLTDRDSAGKTGTTNDGNQVWFVGYTPELSGATVVSDDNGTTSLDGQRIGGHYVDQAFGGTLAGPIWRDSMSGALQGTPPSSLPSVPLQ
- a CDS encoding SCO5389 family protein, yielding MSLTVSPELLAQAEAGEVAEADFVATVRDSLPFAYRMVERLTGELASDGGPFADNHEEPPSDAERGQLLRAMASDSIRGSLERHFGVRLAFMNCHRVAVFPVGAEQGADYQRFVSMRAQLLNQTPELRSC